GTGGTGCCAGACGGAGGCGTCCTCCATTCGCTCCACCGCGTTTGTCCGTACCTCGGAATGTAGAGGCGGATGCCCAAGCAGTTCGAACCAACTCTGAAATTGTTAAACCGGATTCGAGTATACGGCGCTTCAGTGTATCAATGTCCTGGGAATCGACCAATTCATGATCGACTTCCGGCACAGGATCCTGCCACAGGAGTGGCTCATCAGGCACTTCTGGACCAATATATCGACTGATCGGGCCCATGTCCCGGTGCGTCAGCTTAAACCATGCACGCGCGAACGCATCTGCAAATTCATCAGGGTTCGTGTGAAATCGCTTTGATATCGGAGCATACACCGGATCCATGCGAAGTGCCAGATCTGTTGTTAGCATCATGGGGGCATGGGTTTTAGACGCATCATGCGCGTCCGGTACTGTTCCGTTAGCAGTTGTGTCAACCGGCGTCCACTGCATAGCTCCACCAGGGCCCTTCACTGGTTCCCATTCGTATCCGAACAAATTCTCAAAGAAGTTGCTGTCCCATTTTGCAGGGGCTGTAGTCCATGCCCCTTCCAACCCACTTGTAATTGTATCAGAACCTTTGCCATCACCAAACCGGTTCTTCCAGCCCAGTCCTTGCTCTTCGATAGTGGCTCCTTCCGGTTCAGGACCTACATACTCGCCGGATGGTGCAGCACCGTGCGCCTTGCCAAACGTGTGACCACCTGCAATAAGGGCAACCGTCTCCTCGTCGTTCATTGCCATACGTGCAAACGTCTCACGGATATCTACGGCGGCTGCTAAAGGGTCTGGAGTGCCATTGGGGCCTTCGGGATTCACATAAATGAGTCCCATCTGAACCGCACCCAATGGGTGTTCCAAATCACGGACGCCAGAGTACCGTTCATCGCCTAGCCATGTAGTTTCTGATCCCCAATAAATATCTTCCTCGGGTTCCCACACATCTTCGCGTCCTCCCGCAAAGCCAAACGTTTTGAGTCCCATGGATTCCAGAGCGCAATTCCCGGTTAAAATCATGAGGTCGGCCCACGAAAGCCTGCGACCGTACTTTTGTTTAATGGGCCAAAGCAGTCGGCGTGCCTTGTCAAGGTTTGCATTATCCGGCCAGCTGTTGAGGGGAGCAAAACGGAGTGTGCCGGTGGAGCCACCTCCACGTCCATCTCCTGTACGGTAGGTACCCGCGCTGTGCCAAGCCATCCGGATGAATAAAGGACCATAATGCCCGTAGTCTGCAGGCCACCAGTCTTGTGACTCGGTCATCACGGCATAAATATCCGTTTTGAGCTCATCCAGGTTCAACTTGCTGAATTCTCTGGCATAGTTAAAGTCTTCGCCAAAAGGGTTTAACTGAGGAGAATTTTGGGTAAGAATTTTCAGGTTTAACTGGTTTGGCCACCAGTCCGAGTTGGAAAAACTTCTTGTTGTCGGGCGGGTTTTGCCTGCCACAGGGCAGCATCCTTCTTTGCTCATTTAGTGTCTAGAGGTTGATGATTGGAGTTGTTCAGGGCCGAAGAGAACTCACAAATATACTGCTAGTTTCTGAAGCCAAAAAAGCGAGATGAAAACACAGATTTGTGTTGACGATCAAGATACAAAGCCCGTTGAACATGGCTGGTTCGGGGTTGATTCAGATTGTATTGTCTGCATGTAGGAAGTCGTTGATGTTAGGGCAGAATAAGTGCATCCTGCTGCGAAGAGGTGGACGCAACGAACCATTTATTTCTTTATTCCTGATGCTCCTGATAGGTGTGGATACCCTTTGATGTCGTATCTTCGGTGACTGGACCGAACCTTTATAATCATGAGATTCCTTCGCGGCTTACTATTCCCCTTGATTGCACTTATGCTGATCGCAGGCTGTTCATCCATGCGCCAGTCCGCCCCTACCGTTGCAGACAAGCCTGCTCAACCGGAGAGCAAAGAGGATGATTCAAAAAAATACAGTGATGTCATCACCGAGGATGCGGTGACGGATGAAGGGCTTTTCAAGGTGCATCAGATTGAAGAAAAGTTGTATTTCGAAATCCCCGACTCGCTTCTGGATGTTGAAATGCTCCTGGTGACACGTCAGGCAGCGACGATGAATAATATGGGATACGGGGGGATGAAGACGAATACCCAGGTACTGCGCTGGCAGAAACAGTCCGAGAAGATCATGCTGCGCATTGTGTCTTATGAGAATGTTGCAGACGAAGATGATCCGATCTACAATGCGGTTCGTAACTCAAACTTTGAGCCGATCTTGCGCTCATTTGATGTTGAAACACTCAACGATGATTCCACAGCGAAAGTAATTGAGGTCACAGATCTGTTTACCTCGGATGTCCCCTCGCTCGGATTACCCTCATTTCGACGGGAGCAATACCGTGTACGCCGCCTGGATTCTGATCGGACCTACATTGTCTCAGCGAAGAGTTATC
The nucleotide sequence above comes from Rhodothermaceae bacterium. Encoded proteins:
- the katG gene encoding catalase/peroxidase HPI, with the protein product MSKEGCCPVAGKTRPTTRSFSNSDWWPNQLNLKILTQNSPQLNPFGEDFNYAREFSKLNLDELKTDIYAVMTESQDWWPADYGHYGPLFIRMAWHSAGTYRTGDGRGGGSTGTLRFAPLNSWPDNANLDKARRLLWPIKQKYGRRLSWADLMILTGNCALESMGLKTFGFAGGREDVWEPEEDIYWGSETTWLGDERYSGVRDLEHPLGAVQMGLIYVNPEGPNGTPDPLAAAVDIRETFARMAMNDEETVALIAGGHTFGKAHGAAPSGEYVGPEPEGATIEEQGLGWKNRFGDGKGSDTITSGLEGAWTTAPAKWDSNFFENLFGYEWEPVKGPGGAMQWTPVDTTANGTVPDAHDASKTHAPMMLTTDLALRMDPVYAPISKRFHTNPDEFADAFARAWFKLTHRDMGPISRYIGPEVPDEPLLWQDPVPEVDHELVDSQDIDTLKRRILESGLTISELVRTAWASASTFRGTDKRGGANGGRLRLAPQRNWEVNQPAQLENVLHALQQVQSNFSAENGKKVSLADLIVLGGCAAVEEAAKHAGHDIDVPFSAGRTDATQETTDEDSFAVLEPVADGFRNYVKPGLTRSAEELLIDRASMLTLTPVEMTVLVGGLRVLHANFDESDLGVFTDRPGLLTRDFFVSLMDMDTIWTSSASGDGVFEGRDYNTGELKWTGSAVDLIFGSNSQLRAIAETFACDDADDLFVQTFASTWTKVMNLDRFDLQ